The Puntigrus tetrazona isolate hp1 chromosome 9, ASM1883169v1, whole genome shotgun sequence genome includes the window tttatatatagtgaTTGAGTTATATTGATTGAACTTTAATATAACtgacttttattcatttacagcaCAGGGGATCCTACAGAATGAGGATCTACGAGAGGGATAACTTCATGGGTCAGATGTACGAGCTGACTGATGACTGTGACAGCATCATGGACCGTTACCGCATGTCTCACTGCCAGTCCTGTCATGTGATGGACGGCCACTGGCTCTTCTATGAGCAGCCCCACTACAGAGGCAGGATGTGGTACTTCAGGCCTGGAGAGTACAGGAACTTCAGAAATTTTGGAGGCATGAGATTCATGAGCATGAGGCGTATCATGGACTCCTGGTACTAATATTTTAACACTCTAAAGAATTAATCtcctattaaa containing:
- the LOC122351862 gene encoding gamma-crystallin M2-like, with the protein product MGRVIFYEDRNFQGRSYECMSDCADFSSYMSRCHSCRVESGCWMMYDRPNYMGNQYFFRRGDYADYMSMFGMNNCIRSCRMIPMHRGSYRMRIYERDNFMGQMYELTDDCDSIMDRYRMSHCQSCHVMDGHWLFYEQPHYRGRMWYFRPGEYRNFRNFGGMRFMSMRRIMDSWY